A DNA window from Setaria viridis chromosome 2, Setaria_viridis_v4.0, whole genome shotgun sequence contains the following coding sequences:
- the LOC140221955 gene encoding uncharacterized protein, with protein sequence MVRVLNPITRQVAELPSSYPLLPPETRTKISEDGLAYGFKVTGLGLAGDSTVALCVFDPTMLVVARPCDDRWTLVDGEQWFYSAMSFSGRFYCVNAKAVMALETATANLPPRLVVAAEVTFRVSLVCRDSVHLVESDGRLLLLRRKLATRVELSTYFWLREYKVFAVDLATRKTVDVPDLGGSAVFLGKTRALSVSPLVFPSIQADRIYPAANMWEKMEKGVGSYSLLNGRIERCRVRIIGRSTDDDLDEIDGGWTRPCGIDDYLSWYVSGKCNEIEEI encoded by the coding sequence ATGGTCCGCGTGCTGAACCCGATCACGCGGCAGGTGGCCGAGCTCCCGTCGTCATACCCGCTGCTGCCCCCGGAGACGCGAACAAAAATCTCCGAGGACGGGCTCGCTTACGGGTTCAAGGTCACCggcctcgggctcgccggcgacTCCACGGTCGCGCTCTGTGTGTTTGACCCGACGATGCTTGTCGTCGCCAGGCCTTGCGACGACCGCTGGACACTGGTTGACGGCGAGCAATGGTTCTACTCCGCCATGTCCTTCTCAGGCCGCTTCTACTGTGTCAACGCCAAGGCCGTCATGGCGTTGGAGACAGCCACGGCCAACCTGCCGCCACGGCTGGTGGTGGCTGCCGAGGTGACATTTCGGGTGTCTCTGGTGTGCAGGGACTCCGTGCACCTGGTGGAGAGCGACgggaggctgctgctgctccgtcGCAAGCTGGCGACGCGGGTGGAGCTCTCCACCTACTTTTGGCTGAGGGAGTACAAGGTTTTTGCAGTGGATCTCGCCACGAGGAAAACGGTGGACGTCCCCGACCTCGGCGGGAGTGCTGTGTTCCTCGGCAAAACGCGCGCGCTGTCCGTCTCCCCACTCGTGTTCCCGTCGATCCAGGCAGACAGAATCTACCCGGCTGCCAACATGTGGGAGAAGATGGAGAAGGGAGTTGGCTCCTACAGTCTCCTCAACGGAAGGATTGAACGTTGCAGAGTTAGGATAATTGGTAGGTCTACGGATGATGATCTCGATGAAATTGATGGTGGCTGGACGCGGCCATGTGGTATTGATGACTACCTGTCCTGGTATGTTTCTGGTAAATGCAACGAGATTGAAGAAatctaa
- the LOC117846311 gene encoding WAT1-related protein At5g07050 — translation MEARVAPETVKKPTAAISKTLPSWAALETAMLPLGMILVQVFTMVTLLICKLALNAGMRPFVFLVYRNLIAAAAIAPLALIFEREMWKKVSLVIWGWISINAALGIVLAMGLYYHGLRATSAAYSVNFLNLIPIITFIIAIMLRAEKLMLTKRPGKMKLLGTLLCVCGAMVVSLFKGRRLHLWATRLLRSQAAATSPTGLHHGMVAGTLFLCGSCLSYALWFIVQARLAKVFPSKYLVTTLTCLLGSLQCFVVGISLGHSRAEWRIKWDLQLLTVVYSGVFNTGVTYVIICWVISRRGPMYPSMFSPLLLIITTAMDSLLLGTSIYLGSVLGTMLIIGGLYAFLWGKGKELQLTAAAAAVAQKQDGSEEEAREQVGDAMA, via the exons ATGGAGGCAAGAGTGGCGCCGGAGACCGTGAAGAAGCCAACTGCAGCGATCAGCAAGACGCTGCCGTCGTGGGCGGCGTTGGAGACGGCGATGCTGCCGCTGGGCATGATTCTGGTGCAGGTGTTCACGATGGTGACGCTGCTCATCTGCAAGCTGGCCCTCAACGCCGGCATGCGCcccttcgtcttcctcgtcTATCGCAACCTCATAGCCGCGGCCGCCATCGCGCCGCTTGCCCTCATCTTCGAAAG GGAAATGTGGAAAAAGGTTAGCTTGGTTATATGGGGTTGGATTTCCATAAATGCTGCACTCGG AATCGTCCTGGCAATGGGATTGTACTACCACGGCCTGCGTGCCACCAGCGCCGCGTACTCAGTCAACTTCCTCAACCTAATCCCCATCATCACCTTCATCATCGCCATCATGCTCCG GGCGGAGAAGCTGATGCTCACGAAGCGGCCTGGCAAGATGAAGCTCTTGGGCACATTGTTGTGCGTCTGCGGGGCCATGGTCGTTAGCCTGTTCAAAGGCCGACGGCTGCACCTCTGGGCTACTCGCCTACTGAGATCCCAGGCGGCGGCAACAAGCCCCACTGGCCTTCACCACGGCATGGTCGCCGGTACACTGTTCTTGTGCGGAAGCTGTCTGAGCTACGCTTTATGGTTCATCGTGCAG GCTAGGCTTGCGAAGGTGTTCCCATCGAAGTACTTGGTGACGACACTGACGTGCCTGCTGGGAAGCCTGCAATGCTTTGTGGTCGGCATCTCCCTCGGCCACAGCAGAGCTGAATGGAGGATCAAGTGGGACCTGCAGCTTCTGACCGTCGTCTACTCG GGGGTGTTCAACACGGGCGTCACGTACGTGATCATCTGTTGGGTGATCAGCCGCCGGGGACCCATGTACCCCTCGATGTTCAGCCCGCTGCTGCTGATCATAACCACCGCGATGGACTCGCTGCTGCTTGGCACCAGCATCTACTTGGGGAG CGTGCTAGGGACAATGCTCATCATTGGAGGCCTGTACGCGTTCTTGTGGGGTAAAGGGAAGGAGCTGCAGctcactgccgccgccgccgcggtggcgcagAAGCAGGACGGtagcgaggaggaggcgcgggagcAGGTTGGCGATGCCATGGCCTAA
- the LOC117846489 gene encoding O-fucosyltransferase 5: protein MDRAPSVSDEDDDLETLVPQNHTKPPSPSSRSRSPPSSFGVAALPSSSSSSSASLGRALWSRRYLVLIVSLPLLSLALFLSLGGASSLRLPASIRLPSAAPAADPAASRMREAELRALYLLRSQRSGLLSLFNRTAAGATNGSASAAVSLSDLQAALESQIKINREIQVALLSAHRSGAGNATEDGLDLDLPATGCRRRELPAGRRTIEWNPKKDRFLFAICLSGQMSNHLICLEKHMFMAAILGRILVVPSQKVDYQYDRVLDIHHINDCIGRKVVITYEEFVDKRKKVSIDQFICYAASPPCFLDEDHIKKLKGLGISLGKIEAAWAEDAKLKEPKKRYVGDITPKFSTDAEVLAIGDMFYADIEDEWVNQPGGPLAHKCKTLIQPSRLIMLTAQRFVQTFLGGNYIALHFRRHGFLKFCNVKKESCFFPIPQAAECILRIVEKANAPVIYLSTDAADSETNLLQSLVVFNDRQVPLVKRPEHHSSEKWDALLYRNHMGGDNQVEAMLDKTICALSNVFIGSSGSTFTEDIIRLRRGWGSASHCDEYLCRGELPNYIAEQD, encoded by the exons ATGGACCGCGCCCCGTCCGTctccgacgaggacgacgacctcGAGACGCTCGTCCCCCAGAACCACACCAAGCCGCCCTCCCCgtcctcccgctcccgctcgccgccctcctccttcggcgtcgccgcgctcccctcctcctcctcctcctcctccgcctccctcggcCGCGCCCTCTGGTCCCGCCGCTACCTCGTCCTCATCGTCTCCCTCCCGCTCCTCTCCCTcgccctcttcctctccctcggcggcgcctcctccctccgcctgcccgcctccatccgcctcccctccgccgcgcccgccgccgaccccgccgcatCCCGCATGCGCGAGGCCGAGCTGCGCGCGCTCTACCTCCTCCGCTCCCAGCGCTCCGGACTCCTCAGCCTCTTCaaccgcaccgccgccggcgccaccaacggctccgcctccgccgccgtctcgcTCTCCGATCTCCAGGCTGCGCTCGAGAGCCAGATCAAGATCAACCGCGAGATCCAGGTGGCGCTCCTCTCCGCGCACCGCTCCGGGGCCGGCAATGCGACGGAGGACGGCCTGGATCTCGATCTCCCTGCCACCGGGTGCAGGAGGAGGGAATTGCCAGCAGGCCGGCGGACGATCGAGTGGAACCCCAAGAAGGACCGGTTCCTCTTCGCCATCTGCCTCTCCGGGCAAATGTCCAACCACTTGATTTGCTTGGAGAAGCACATGTTCATGGCGGCGATCCTCGGGCGGATCTTGGTGGTGCCCAGCCAGAAGGTGGATTACCAGTACGATCGGGTGCTTGATATCCACCACATTAATGATTGCATCGGGAGGAAGGTTGTGATCACCTACGAGGAGTTTGTGGACAAGAGGAAGAAAGTGAGCATTGATCAGTTCATATGCTATGCGGCCTCGCCTCCATGTTTCCTTGATGAGGACCATATTAAGAAGTTGAAGGGATTGGGGATTTCTCTGGGCAAGATTGAGGCAGCTTGGGCAGAGGATGCGAAGCTCAAGGAGCCAAAGAAGAGATACGTGGGGGATATTACGCCAAAGTTCTCGACGGATGCTGAGGTCCTTGCCATTGGTGACATGTTCTATGCTGATATTGAGGATGAGTGGGTGAATCAGCCTGGTGGTCCGTTGGCTCACAAGTGCAAGACTTTGATCCAGCCAAGCAGGCTCATAATGCTCACTGCTCAGCGTTTTGTCCAGACTTTCTTGGGGGGAAACTATATTGCTTTGCATTTTCGAAGACATGGATTCCTTAAGTTCTG TAATGTGAAGAAAGAGAGCTGCTTCTTCCCCATCCCTCAGGCAGCAGAGTGCATTCTGCGAATAGTTGAGAAGGCTAATGCCCCAGTGATATATTTATCTACTGATGCTGCCGATAGCGAGACAAATCTTCTCCAATCCTTGGTTGTATTCAACGACAGGCAAGTCCCCCTCGTGAAAAGGCCAGAGCACCACAGTTCTGAGAAATGGGATGCCTTGCTGTACAGAAATCACATGGGCGGAGATAATCAG GTCGAGGCGATGCTAGACAAGACGATCTGTGCACTATCGAACGTGTTCATCGGATCGTCAGGCTCAACCTTCACGGAGGACATCATCCGGCTACGGAGGGGCTGGGGCTCGGCGTCCCACTGCGACGAGTACCTCTGCCGGGGCGAGCTGCCCAACTACATAGCAGAGCAAGACTGA